A single region of the Pseudomonas sp. B21-023 genome encodes:
- a CDS encoding MexC family multidrug efflux RND transporter periplasmic adaptor subunit has product MSNLRAIGMVSWLAVAVALAGCGVAEEQQAVTETAFPVETVTLASEQLALTSTLPGRVEPMRVAEVRARVAGIVLHKRFEEGADVKAGDVLFQIDPAPFKAALARVEADLARAQAVQQEAQARVKRYEPLVKIEAVSQQDFDTASAELRSAQAAVRSAQADVQTARLNLGYATVTAPISGRVGRALATEGALVGQGDATLMARIQQLDPIYVDFTQSAAEALRLRQALKEGTLGGGDDKALTAQVEGTDYQRQGALMFTDVAVDRGTGQVTLRGRFDNADGILLPGMYVRVRTPQGTDQQAILVPQRAVQRGSDGEARVLVVGNGNLAEARSVRTGGMHGSRWQITEGLRAGDQVIVGGPAGLAPGMSVQPAQAQQAAAH; this is encoded by the coding sequence GGTGGAGACCGTGACGCTGGCCAGCGAACAGTTGGCCCTTACCTCGACCTTGCCGGGCCGGGTCGAACCGATGCGGGTGGCCGAGGTGCGTGCCCGGGTGGCCGGCATTGTCCTGCACAAACGTTTCGAGGAAGGCGCCGACGTCAAGGCCGGCGATGTGCTGTTCCAGATCGACCCGGCACCGTTCAAGGCTGCCCTGGCGCGTGTCGAGGCCGACCTTGCGCGGGCCCAGGCGGTGCAGCAGGAGGCCCAGGCACGGGTCAAGCGCTATGAGCCGCTGGTCAAGATCGAGGCGGTCAGCCAGCAGGACTTCGACACCGCCAGCGCCGAGCTGCGCAGCGCCCAGGCGGCCGTGCGCTCGGCCCAGGCCGACGTGCAGACCGCGCGCCTGAACCTGGGCTATGCCACGGTCACCGCGCCGATCTCCGGCCGCGTCGGCCGCGCCCTGGCCACCGAAGGCGCCCTGGTCGGGCAGGGCGACGCCACCTTGATGGCGCGCATCCAGCAGCTCGATCCGATCTACGTCGACTTCACCCAGTCCGCCGCCGAAGCCCTGCGTCTGCGTCAGGCCCTCAAGGAAGGCACGCTCGGTGGTGGCGACGACAAGGCGCTGACCGCCCAGGTGGAAGGCACCGACTACCAGCGCCAGGGCGCGCTGATGTTCACCGACGTGGCGGTCGACCGTGGCACCGGCCAGGTCACCTTGCGCGGTCGCTTCGACAATGCCGACGGCATCCTGCTGCCGGGCATGTACGTGCGCGTGCGTACCCCACAGGGCACCGACCAGCAGGCCATCCTGGTGCCGCAGCGCGCGGTGCAGCGCGGCAGCGACGGCGAGGCGCGGGTGCTGGTGGTCGGCAACGGCAACCTGGCCGAGGCGCGCAGCGTGCGCACCGGCGGGATGCACGGCTCGCGCTGGCAGATCACCGAGGGCCTGCGCGCCGGTGACCAGGTCATCGTCGGCGGCCCGGCCGGCCTTGCGCCTGGCATGTCGGTGCAGCCGGCCCAGGCGCAACAGGCCGCGGCACACTAA